Proteins encoded together in one Bacteroidetes bacterium GWF2_43_63 window:
- a CDS encoding RNA-binding transcriptional accessory protein, whose protein sequence is MKSFTDIICIELGLKPTQVANTIKLLEEGATVPFIARYRKEMTGTLDEVQIMAIKTRLHQLTELEKRKSAVLESINEQGKLTPELETKIKNASTMPEVEDLYLPYKPKRKTRATMAIAKGLEPLAKRIFNQHPFDLLEAARHFISEEKGVTSEEEAIAGARDIIAEWISEDARVRSDLRALFIREGVIYSKVVKGKEADGAKFENYFSISEPLAKAPSHRILAVFRGENEGFLRVSVEPETDKAVDLIDRRIVSANNAIAEEVQKAVDDSYKRLLQPSLETEVRKFYKEKADKEAIIVFADNLRQLLLASPLGQKTVLAIDPGFRTGCKVVVLDPQGNLMHNETIYPHPPENKVKEALNKIDHLVEAYKVEAIAIGNGTAGRETETFIKRIQFSRPVIALAVNESGASIYSASDVAREEFPDYDITVRGAVSIGRRLMDPLAELVKIDAKSIGVGQYQHDVDQNMLREKLDETVMSAVNNVGVELNTASKQLLTYVSGIGPAMAQNIVEHRKEKGVFKTRKDLLKVKRFGDKAFEQAAGFLRIKDASNPLDASAVHPESYGIVEKMAKDLNCTVADLIHNKELRAQIKPQNYITEKFGLPTINDILKELEKPGRDPREKFELFEFDQNVHNIDDLIPGMELPGIVTNITKFGAFVDIGVHQDGLVHISQIADRFIADPSEVLKLNQKVKVRVLEVDKARKRINLSMRGV, encoded by the coding sequence ATGAAATCTTTCACTGATATTATTTGCATTGAGCTTGGACTAAAGCCAACGCAGGTTGCCAATACAATCAAGCTTCTTGAAGAAGGAGCTACTGTGCCTTTCATTGCCCGATACCGTAAAGAAATGACCGGAACGCTGGATGAGGTTCAGATTATGGCGATAAAAACGCGCCTGCATCAATTGACTGAGCTTGAGAAAAGGAAATCAGCTGTGTTGGAAAGCATTAATGAGCAAGGAAAACTGACTCCTGAGTTGGAAACGAAAATCAAGAATGCTTCTACAATGCCTGAGGTAGAGGACCTTTATCTGCCATACAAACCCAAGCGCAAAACGCGCGCTACCATGGCCATCGCAAAAGGTTTGGAGCCGCTTGCCAAGCGGATTTTCAATCAGCATCCGTTTGATTTACTTGAAGCAGCACGTCATTTTATCAGTGAGGAAAAGGGCGTAACAAGCGAAGAGGAAGCCATTGCTGGTGCCCGCGATATCATTGCCGAATGGATCAGCGAAGATGCACGGGTACGTTCTGACTTGCGTGCATTGTTTATCCGAGAAGGTGTTATTTATTCAAAAGTGGTGAAGGGAAAAGAAGCCGACGGTGCCAAATTTGAAAATTATTTTTCTATTTCTGAGCCACTGGCCAAAGCGCCTTCACATCGAATTCTGGCTGTTTTTCGTGGCGAAAACGAAGGATTCCTGCGCGTTTCGGTCGAGCCCGAAACTGATAAAGCAGTTGATTTGATTGACCGGCGCATCGTTTCAGCAAACAATGCCATTGCCGAAGAAGTACAGAAAGCAGTTGACGACAGCTATAAAAGATTGTTGCAGCCATCGCTTGAAACAGAAGTGCGTAAATTTTATAAAGAGAAAGCCGATAAGGAAGCCATTATTGTTTTCGCCGACAATCTGCGGCAGTTGCTGCTTGCATCGCCTCTCGGACAGAAGACCGTTTTGGCCATCGATCCCGGATTCCGGACTGGTTGCAAAGTGGTTGTGCTCGATCCGCAAGGAAATCTGATGCACAACGAAACCATTTATCCACATCCGCCCGAAAACAAAGTGAAGGAGGCGTTGAATAAAATTGATCATTTGGTTGAAGCGTACAAGGTCGAAGCTATTGCCATTGGAAACGGCACTGCTGGCCGCGAAACGGAAACATTTATCAAACGTATTCAATTCAGTCGTCCCGTAATTGCGCTGGCAGTCAACGAATCCGGTGCTTCGATATATTCTGCGAGCGATGTTGCCCGTGAAGAATTTCCGGATTATGACATCACGGTGCGTGGTGCTGTTTCTATCGGACGTCGGCTCATGGACCCACTTGCGGAGCTGGTGAAGATTGATGCGAAAAGCATCGGAGTAGGGCAGTATCAGCACGATGTCGATCAGAACATGCTCAGGGAGAAGCTGGATGAAACAGTGATGAGTGCGGTTAATAATGTTGGTGTTGAACTTAATACTGCCAGCAAGCAGCTCCTGACCTACGTTTCGGGCATAGGCCCCGCCATGGCACAAAACATTGTTGAGCATCGTAAAGAAAAGGGAGTGTTCAAAACGAGAAAAGATTTGTTGAAAGTAAAGCGTTTTGGCGACAAAGCATTCGAACAGGCCGCTGGTTTTCTTCGCATTAAAGATGCATCAAATCCGCTTGACGCCTCGGCTGTGCACCCTGAGAGTTATGGCATTGTTGAAAAAATGGCGAAAGATCTCAATTGTACAGTTGCTGATTTGATTCATAATAAAGAGCTCCGTGCTCAGATAAAGCCACAAAATTATATTACTGAGAAATTCGGATTGCCAACTATTAACGATATTCTGAAAGAGCTGGAGAAGCCTGGCCGCGACCCGCGCGAAAAATTCGAGTTGTTTGAATTCGATCAGAATGTACACAATATCGATGATCTGATTCCCGGGATGGAGCTGCCCGGAATTGTAACCAACATTACCAAATTCGGCGCTTTTGTCGATATTGGTGTCCATCAGGACGGGCTTGTACACATCAGTCAGATTGCAGACCGCTTTATTGCTGATCCTTCCGAAGTATTGAAGCTGAATCAAAAAGTGAAAGTACGAGTGCTCGAAGTTGATAAAGCACGTAAGAGAATTAATCTGAGTATGCGGGGCGTATAA
- a CDS encoding cytoplasmic protein — MKKNKLSSSTDLLESIISLIEKARKHVALSVNSELVLLYWKIGKSINDDFTKMGKADYGKKQIEKLSTELSILYGSGFKKRNLQSFVKFNAVFPDFEILHALSAKLSWTHFRHIIYIEDEIKREFYIQLCIYERWSVRTLQERIDSMLFERTAISKKPEKTISEDLLNLKDAEKMSPNLVFRDPYVLDFLGLHDSYSEKDLESAILANLQNFLIEMGSDFAFIARQKRIIIDNEDFYIDLLFFHRGLKRLVAIDLKLDKFKAAYKGQMELYLRWLEHNEQKEGENTPIGLILCSEKSREQISYLMLDNNEQIKVAEYLTVLPDKKTLERKLNQAIEIAKNALGSDEKEK; from the coding sequence ATGAAAAAAAATAAACTCAGCAGTAGCACTGACCTTCTAGAGTCAATTATTTCATTGATTGAAAAAGCGAGAAAGCATGTTGCATTGTCAGTTAACAGTGAATTAGTACTTCTTTATTGGAAAATCGGCAAATCAATTAATGACGATTTCACAAAAATGGGAAAAGCAGATTATGGGAAGAAACAAATTGAAAAGCTATCAACGGAATTATCAATACTATATGGAAGTGGATTCAAAAAGCGAAACCTTCAGAGTTTTGTAAAATTCAATGCCGTTTTTCCTGATTTTGAGATTTTGCACGCACTGAGTGCAAAATTGTCATGGACGCATTTCAGACATATTATATACATTGAAGATGAAATAAAAAGGGAATTTTACATCCAATTATGCATCTATGAGCGCTGGAGTGTACGAACTTTGCAGGAGAGAATCGACAGTATGCTATTTGAGCGGACGGCAATCAGCAAGAAGCCGGAAAAGACAATTTCCGAAGATTTATTAAACCTGAAGGATGCCGAAAAAATGTCTCCGAACCTTGTTTTTCGCGATCCGTATGTGCTTGATTTTCTCGGATTGCACGACAGTTACAGTGAAAAAGATCTTGAGTCTGCTATTCTTGCCAATCTGCAGAATTTCCTCATTGAAATGGGAAGCGATTTTGCATTTATCGCCAGACAAAAACGCATTATAATTGATAATGAAGATTTTTATATTGATTTGCTTTTTTTTCATCGGGGACTGAAACGCCTTGTAGCAATCGACCTGAAACTAGATAAATTTAAAGCAGCATATAAAGGTCAGATGGAACTGTATTTAAGATGGCTTGAGCACAACGAACAAAAAGAAGGTGAAAATACGCCCATTGGGTTGATTCTTTGTAGCGAAAAGTCGAGAGAACAAATAAGTTATCTGATGCTGGATAACAATGAACAAATTAAAGTTGCAGAATACCTGACAGTTTTACCAGATAAAAAGACTCTGGAACGTAAGCTTAATCAGGCAATAGAAATTGCAAAAAACGCCCTTGGATCGGACGAAAAAGAAAAATGA